In one window of Dokdonia sp. PRO95 DNA:
- the infA gene encoding translation initiation factor IF-1, which produces MAKQAAIEQDGSIIEALSNAMFRVELENGHVVTAHISGKMRMHYIKLLPGDKVKLEMSPYDLSKARITYRY; this is translated from the coding sequence ATGGCAAAACAAGCAGCAATAGAACAAGATGGATCTATAATCGAGGCATTGTCTAACGCAATGTTTAGAGTAGAACTAGAAAACGGTCACGTTGTGACAGCGCATATCTCAGGTAAGATGCGTATGCACTATATAAAATTATTACCTGGAGATAAAGTGAAATTAGAAATGAGTCCTTACGATTTATCAAAGGCTCGTATAACTTACCGCTATTAA
- the ykgO gene encoding type B 50S ribosomal protein L36, with product MKVRASIKKRSADCKIVRRKGRLYVINKKNPRFKQRQG from the coding sequence ATGAAAGTAAGAGCATCCATTAAAAAGAGAAGTGCCGATTGCAAGATCGTTCGTCGCAAAGGCAGATTATACGTAATCAACAAAAAGAATCCTAGGTTTAAACAAAGACAAGGTTAA
- the rpsM gene encoding 30S ribosomal protein S13 — MARIAGIDIPKQKRGVIALTYIFGIGKSRAEEILATANVSVDKKVSDWDDDEIGRIRDAVGTFTIEGELRSEVSLNIKRLMDIGCYRGIRHRVGLPLRGQRTKNNSRTRKGKRKTVANKKKATK; from the coding sequence ATGGCTAGAATTGCAGGGATAGATATCCCAAAACAAAAGAGAGGTGTAATTGCATTAACGTACATCTTTGGAATCGGAAAGAGCAGAGCAGAAGAAATTCTTGCTACTGCAAATGTATCAGTAGATAAAAAAGTATCTGATTGGGATGACGACGAGATTGGTCGCATACGTGATGCTGTTGGTACATTTACAATAGAAGGAGAGCTTCGTTCAGAAGTTTCTTTGAACATAAAGCGTCTGATGGACATCGGTTGTTACCGTGGTATTCGTCACCGTGTGGGTCTTCCTTTAAGAGGACAACGTACAAAGAACAATTCTCGTACTAGAAAAGGAAAGCGTAAAACAGTTGCAAACAAGAAGAAAGCAACTAAATAA
- the rpsK gene encoding 30S ribosomal protein S11 — MAKQTAKKRKVVIESVGEAHITASFNNIIVSLTNKKGDVISWSSAGKMGFRGSKKNTPYAAQTAAEDCAKVAHEAGLRKVKVYVKGPGNGRESAIRAVHNSGIEVTEIIDITPMPHNGCRPPKRRRV, encoded by the coding sequence ATGGCAAAGCAAACTGCAAAAAAACGTAAGGTTGTTATAGAATCAGTTGGGGAAGCTCATATTACTGCTTCTTTTAATAACATCATTGTTTCGTTAACAAACAAAAAGGGAGATGTAATCTCTTGGTCATCTGCTGGTAAAATGGGTTTCAGAGGTTCTAAAAAGAACACTCCATATGCTGCTCAAACTGCTGCAGAAGATTGTGCAAAGGTTGCTCACGAAGCTGGCCTTCGTAAAGTAAAAGTATATGTTAAAGGCCCTGGTAATGGACGTGAGTCTGCAATCCGTGCTGTACATAATAGTGGAATTGAAGTGACTGAGATAATCGATATCACTCCAATGCCTCACAACGGTTGTCGTCCTCCTAAGAGACGTCGCGTTTAA
- the rpsD gene encoding 30S ribosomal protein S4, producing MARYTGPKTKIARKFGEAIFGEDKSFEKRNYPPGQHGNNRRRGKKSEYAVQLAEKQKAKYTYGILERQFRNMYDRANRAPGITGEVLLQLCECRLDNVVYRMGMSPSRSGARQLVGHRHITVNGSIVNIPSYQVKPGDVVAVREKSKSLEVISNSLQNSSNVFEWISWNNDKKEGTFVAIPQRLQIPENINTQFIVELYSK from the coding sequence ATGGCAAGATATACTGGTCCCAAAACAAAGATCGCTCGTAAATTTGGCGAAGCTATCTTCGGAGAAGACAAATCTTTTGAAAAAAGAAACTACCCTCCAGGGCAACACGGAAACAACAGACGTAGAGGAAAAAAATCCGAATACGCTGTACAATTAGCTGAAAAGCAAAAGGCGAAGTACACTTACGGAATCCTTGAGCGTCAGTTTAGAAACATGTATGACAGAGCAAATCGTGCTCCAGGAATTACAGGTGAAGTTTTACTTCAACTTTGTGAGTGTCGTCTTGATAATGTTGTATACAGAATGGGGATGTCTCCATCTAGAAGTGGCGCTCGCCAGCTAGTAGGACACCGTCACATCACTGTAAATGGTAGTATAGTTAACATACCGTCATATCAGGTTAAGCCTGGGGATGTTGTTGCTGTACGTGAGAAGTCTAAATCTTTAGAAGTAATTTCTAATTCTCTTCAGAATTCAAGTAACGTTTTCGAATGGATTTCTTGGAATAACGATAAGAAGGAAGGTACTTTCGTGGCAATTCCACAACGTCTTCAGATTCCTGAAAACATCAATACCCAGTTCATCGTCGAGCTGTACTCTAAGTAA
- a CDS encoding DNA-directed RNA polymerase subunit alpha produces the protein MAILNFQKPDKVIMIDSTDFEGKFEFRPLEPGYGLTVGNALRRVLLSSLEGFAITSVRIEGVDHEFSTLAGVVEDVTEIILNLKQVRFKRQIEEIDNETVTISLSGVDQLTAGDFQKFISGFQVLNPDMVIANMDKKVNLNMEITIEKGRGYVPAEENKKSNAPLGTIFTDSIYTPIRNVKYSIENYRVEQKTDYEKLVFEIITDGSIHPKEALTEAAKTLIHHFMLFSDERITLEADEIAQTETYDEESLHMRQLLKTKLIDMDLSVRALNCLKAAEVETLGDLVSYNKNDLMKFRNFGKKSLTELEELVNVKGLSFGMDLAKYKLDKD, from the coding sequence ATGGCAATATTAAATTTCCAGAAGCCCGATAAAGTCATTATGATTGACTCTACTGATTTTGAAGGTAAATTTGAGTTTAGACCTTTAGAACCAGGTTACGGTTTAACCGTAGGAAACGCTTTACGTCGTGTGTTGTTATCTTCATTAGAAGGTTTTGCAATCACATCTGTACGTATAGAAGGTGTAGATCACGAGTTTTCTACATTGGCTGGAGTAGTTGAGGATGTAACAGAAATTATCCTTAATCTTAAGCAAGTACGTTTTAAAAGACAAATAGAAGAGATAGACAATGAGACTGTAACAATTTCATTATCTGGAGTTGATCAATTAACAGCTGGAGATTTCCAAAAATTCATTTCTGGTTTCCAAGTGCTTAATCCTGATATGGTGATAGCAAACATGGATAAGAAGGTGAATCTTAATATGGAAATCACTATCGAAAAAGGACGTGGATATGTACCTGCAGAAGAGAACAAGAAGTCTAATGCACCTCTTGGAACTATCTTTACAGACTCTATTTATACTCCTATCCGTAATGTTAAATATAGTATAGAGAACTATCGTGTTGAGCAAAAAACTGATTATGAAAAATTAGTTTTTGAAATCATCACTGATGGATCTATTCATCCTAAAGAGGCTCTTACTGAGGCTGCTAAGACTCTTATTCACCACTTTATGTTATTCTCAGACGAGCGTATCACTTTAGAGGCAGATGAGATAGCTCAGACTGAGACTTATGATGAAGAATCTCTACATATGCGTCAGTTGCTTAAAACTAAGCTAATCGATATGGATCTTTCCGTACGTGCGCTTAACTGTTTAAAAGCTGCAGAAGTAGAAACATTAGGAGATCTTGTTTCTTATAACAAAAATGACTTGATGAAATTTAGAAACTTTGGTAAAAAATCACTTACTGAGCTTGAAGAGCTTGTAAATGTAAAAGGCCTTAGTTTTGGAATGGATCTAGCTAAGTATAAATTAGATAAAGACTAG
- the rplQ gene encoding 50S ribosomal protein L17 gives MRHGKKFNHLGRKTAHRKSMLANMACSLIEHKRINTTVAKAKALKQFVEPMITKSKEDTTHNRRIVFAKLRQKDAVTELFRDVAAKIGDRPGGYTRIIKLGNRLGDNADMAMIELVDYNEIYSAGKPVKKKNTRRGGKKTETVAPVQEEKASNEEE, from the coding sequence ATGAGACACGGAAAGAAATTTAATCACTTAGGGAGAAAGACTGCACATAGAAAGTCTATGCTTGCAAATATGGCTTGCTCTTTAATTGAACATAAAAGAATAAACACGACAGTGGCAAAAGCAAAAGCTTTAAAGCAGTTTGTTGAGCCAATGATCACAAAGTCAAAAGAAGATACTACTCATAATCGTCGTATCGTTTTTGCTAAACTTCGCCAAAAAGACGCAGTAACTGAATTATTCAGAGACGTAGCGGCAAAGATAGGTGATCGTCCTGGTGGTTACACTCGTATCATCAAATTGGGTAACCGTCTTGGTGATAACGCAGATATGGCAATGATAGAACTTGTTGATTACAATGAGATTTATAGTGCAGGTAAACCTGTTAAGAAGAAAAATACTCGTCGTGGAGGTAAGAAAACAGAAACTGTTGCTCCAGTACAAGAGGAAAAAGCTTCTAATGAAGAAGAATAG
- the carA gene encoding glutamine-hydrolyzing carbamoyl-phosphate synthase small subunit, translated as MKYQSRRPAIILLADGTIFHGKSVGDKEATSFGEVCFNTGMTGYQEIFTDPSYFGQLMVTTNAHIGNYGATDVETESDTVKISGLICRNFSYTYSRKDAEESLETFLNDSKLFAISDVDTRALVAHIRDNGAMNAVISTAVDDIEGLKKQLSDVPDMNGLELASKVSTKEAYYFGDENADVKVAALDIGIKRNILRNLAKRGAYIKVFPFDTTYDQMKEWSPNGYFLSNGPGDPEPLDNAIQVAKDIIKANDPLFGICLGHQVIALANGISTYKMHNGHRGINHPIKNLITGKGEITSQNHGFAINREETEANNDVEITHVHLNDNTVAGIKLKNKNCFSVQYHPEASPGPNDATYLFDQFIDNIKSTIA; from the coding sequence ATGAAATATCAATCTAGAAGACCAGCCATAATATTACTTGCAGACGGAACAATCTTTCACGGTAAATCTGTGGGAGATAAAGAAGCAACTTCTTTTGGTGAAGTTTGTTTTAACACTGGAATGACTGGCTATCAAGAAATCTTTACTGATCCATCGTATTTTGGTCAGCTAATGGTTACTACAAATGCTCATATTGGAAACTATGGAGCTACAGATGTTGAAACGGAATCAGATACGGTTAAAATATCAGGTTTAATTTGCCGAAATTTCAGCTATACATATTCCAGGAAAGATGCAGAAGAGTCTTTAGAGACCTTTTTAAATGATAGTAAACTATTTGCGATTTCAGATGTAGATACAAGAGCACTCGTTGCTCATATTCGTGATAACGGCGCTATGAATGCTGTTATTTCAACTGCTGTAGATGATATTGAAGGTTTAAAGAAGCAATTATCTGACGTTCCAGACATGAACGGACTAGAATTAGCGTCAAAAGTTTCCACTAAAGAGGCATATTACTTCGGAGATGAAAATGCAGATGTTAAAGTTGCTGCTTTGGATATAGGGATTAAACGTAATATTTTACGCAACCTCGCAAAAAGAGGTGCATATATAAAAGTTTTTCCATTTGACACTACTTATGATCAAATGAAAGAATGGAGTCCTAATGGTTACTTTCTTTCTAATGGTCCTGGAGATCCAGAACCACTTGATAACGCAATACAGGTAGCTAAAGATATTATTAAGGCAAATGATCCTTTGTTTGGAATATGCTTAGGTCACCAAGTGATTGCACTTGCTAATGGTATCTCAACATATAAAATGCATAATGGACATCGTGGTATTAATCACCCTATAAAAAACTTAATCACTGGAAAAGGAGAAATCACTTCTCAGAACCATGGTTTTGCAATTAATAGAGAAGAAACTGAAGCAAATAATGATGTGGAGATAACACATGTTCACCTCAATGATAATACAGTTGCTGGTATAAAATTAAAAAACAAGAATTGTTTTTCAGTTCAATATCATCCAGAGGCTAGTCCAGGTCCTAATGATGCAACCTATTTATTTGATCAGTTTATAGATAACATAAAAAGCACAATAGCTTAA
- the eno gene encoding phosphopyruvate hydratase, whose translation MSIIIEVHARQIFDSRGNPTVEVDVITELGVMGRAAVPSGASTGEHEAVELRDGGDAFMGKGVSKAVENVNTLIAPELLGVSVFEQNAIDQLMIDLDGTPNKSKLGANAILGVSLACAKAAAAELNMPLYRYIGGVSANTLPVPMMNIINGGSHSDAPIAFQEFMVMPVKAKSFSHALQMGTEIFHNLKKVLHDRNLSTAVGDEGGFAPALDGTEDALDSVKLAVEKAGYSWGDEIMIALDCAAAEFYVDGKYNYAKFEGEGGKIRTSEEQADYLAELAAKYPIISIEDGMDENDWEGWKYLTDKVGDKVQLVGDDLFVTNVERLSRGINEGIANSILIKVNQIGTLTETIAAVNMAHNAGYTSVMSHRSGETEDNTIADLAVALNCGQIKTGSASRSDRMAKYNQLIRIEEMLSDTAYFPAMNAFKIK comes from the coding sequence ATGAGTATTATCATAGAAGTTCACGCAAGGCAAATTTTTGATTCACGAGGAAACCCAACAGTAGAAGTTGATGTAATTACAGAATTAGGTGTTATGGGAAGGGCAGCTGTTCCTTCTGGAGCATCCACTGGTGAACATGAGGCAGTAGAATTACGTGATGGAGGTGATGCTTTTATGGGAAAAGGAGTTTCTAAGGCGGTAGAAAATGTAAATACGTTAATCGCCCCAGAACTACTTGGAGTATCTGTTTTTGAACAAAACGCCATCGATCAACTTATGATTGATCTTGATGGCACTCCTAATAAATCCAAGCTTGGAGCAAATGCAATATTAGGTGTTTCACTAGCCTGTGCAAAAGCTGCAGCTGCCGAGTTAAATATGCCATTATATAGATATATAGGTGGGGTAAGTGCAAATACACTTCCAGTACCTATGATGAATATTATTAATGGAGGGTCGCATAGTGATGCACCTATTGCCTTCCAAGAATTTATGGTAATGCCGGTTAAAGCTAAGAGTTTTAGTCATGCCTTACAGATGGGAACAGAAATTTTTCATAATCTTAAAAAGGTTTTACATGATCGTAACTTAAGTACTGCGGTAGGTGATGAAGGCGGTTTTGCTCCAGCACTGGACGGTACAGAAGATGCCCTAGATAGTGTGAAATTAGCAGTAGAAAAGGCTGGTTATTCTTGGGGAGATGAAATTATGATTGCTCTAGACTGTGCCGCTGCCGAGTTTTATGTAGATGGCAAGTATAACTACGCAAAGTTTGAAGGTGAAGGCGGTAAAATACGTACTAGTGAAGAACAAGCAGATTACCTAGCTGAACTAGCGGCTAAGTATCCTATCATTTCAATAGAAGATGGTATGGATGAAAACGACTGGGAAGGATGGAAGTATCTTACAGATAAGGTAGGTGATAAAGTACAACTTGTAGGTGACGATTTATTTGTAACCAATGTAGAGAGACTTTCTCGTGGTATAAACGAAGGAATTGCAAATTCTATCCTTATTAAGGTAAATCAAATAGGTACTCTTACAGAGACAATCGCGGCTGTAAATATGGCACATAATGCTGGCTATACTTCAGTGATGTCACACAGATCTGGAGAGACAGAAGATAACACCATTGCAGATCTAGCCGTAGCACTTAATTGTGGTCAAATAAAAACTGGTTCTGCTTCAAGATCTGATCGTATGGCTAAGTATAATCAACTTATTCGTATAGAGGAAATGCTTTCTGATACGGCATACTTTCCTGCCATGAATGCTTTTAAGATAAAGTAA
- a CDS encoding citrate synthase, which yields MADKATLTIDGKSFEFPIITGTEQEQAIDIKTLRGATGGITTIDPGYKNTGSCQSAITFLDGEKGILRYRGYSIEELAEKADFLETAYLLIFGELPTKEQLAKFDADIKSESHVDEDMKKILDGFPKSAHPMGVLSALTSALIAFNPSTVNVDSEEEMYNAIVKLLAKFPVLAAWAMRKKKSQPLDYGDNSLGYVENLHKMMFSKPNQEYKVDKAVIDAIDKLLILHADHEQNCSTSTVRIVGSSHAGLFASISAGISALWGPLHGGANQAVIEMLEAIKADGGDTKKYMGKAKDKQDPFRLMGFGHRVYKNFDPRAKIIKVAADDVLTQLGIEDPVLDIAKGLEKEALEDPYFVDRKLYPNVDFYSGIIYRALDIPVEMFTVMFALGRLPGWIAQWREMRLGKEPIGRPRQVYTGENLRAFKEVSER from the coding sequence ATGGCAGATAAAGCAACCCTAACGATAGATGGAAAAAGTTTCGAGTTTCCTATCATTACAGGAACAGAGCAGGAGCAAGCAATAGATATTAAAACATTAAGAGGTGCTACTGGAGGTATTACTACAATTGATCCAGGTTATAAAAATACGGGCTCTTGCCAAAGTGCTATTACCTTTCTTGATGGAGAAAAAGGTATCTTAAGATATAGAGGTTACTCAATAGAAGAACTGGCCGAAAAAGCAGACTTTCTTGAAACTGCTTATCTTTTGATTTTTGGAGAATTACCAACAAAAGAACAACTTGCAAAATTTGATGCAGACATTAAGTCTGAGTCTCACGTAGATGAGGATATGAAGAAAATCTTAGATGGTTTTCCTAAGTCTGCTCACCCTATGGGAGTATTAAGTGCTCTTACATCTGCACTTATTGCATTTAACCCTTCTACTGTAAATGTAGATTCTGAAGAAGAAATGTATAACGCAATTGTAAAGCTACTAGCAAAGTTTCCAGTGCTAGCTGCTTGGGCAATGCGTAAAAAGAAGAGTCAGCCATTAGATTATGGTGACAATTCATTAGGATATGTGGAGAACTTACATAAAATGATGTTCTCAAAACCTAATCAAGAATACAAGGTTGATAAAGCAGTTATCGATGCAATCGATAAATTATTAATCTTACATGCAGACCACGAGCAAAACTGTTCTACTTCGACAGTACGTATCGTAGGGTCGTCACACGCTGGTTTATTTGCTTCTATTTCTGCAGGAATCTCTGCGTTATGGGGGCCATTACACGGAGGTGCAAATCAAGCGGTAATAGAGATGCTTGAAGCTATCAAGGCAGATGGTGGGGATACTAAGAAATATATGGGTAAAGCTAAAGATAAGCAAGATCCTTTCCGTCTTATGGGCTTTGGACATAGGGTGTATAAAAACTTCGATCCACGTGCAAAGATTATTAAAGTAGCTGCAGATGATGTTCTTACACAATTAGGAATTGAAGATCCAGTACTAGATATTGCAAAAGGTCTTGAAAAAGAAGCGCTAGAAGATCCATATTTTGTAGATCGTAAATTATATCCTAATGTAGATTTTTACTCAGGTATTATTTACAGAGCTCTAGACATTCCAGTAGAAATGTTTACGGTTATGTTTGCTTTAGGTCGTCTTCCAGGGTGGATAGCTCAATGGAGAGAGATGAGATTAGGTAAAGAGCCTATAGGCCGTCCACGTCAGGTTTATACCGGTGAAAACTTAAGAGCTTTCAAAGAAGTTTCTGAGAGATAA
- a CDS encoding GyrI-like domain-containing protein, with protein MKDSKHPSPVIIEQPALTLVGLQATMSLSHNTTIQLWQTFGPLRKTILNKSNGGSYSVQCYADDFMTTPFTPETKFVKWAAVAVTTENDIPNQLEVLKIPKGKWAVFPYKGTTRDFGAFAQYIYSQWLTNSGYQLDHRPHYEFMPEDYLGPNNPQSEEEVWIPIK; from the coding sequence GTGAAAGATTCCAAACACCCATCACCAGTTATCATAGAGCAACCTGCACTTACTCTTGTAGGTTTACAGGCTACAATGTCTCTGTCTCATAATACTACAATCCAGTTATGGCAAACCTTTGGACCGCTAAGGAAGACTATTCTTAACAAGTCTAATGGAGGGAGTTATAGTGTGCAATGTTATGCAGATGATTTTATGACTACTCCATTTACACCAGAAACCAAATTTGTAAAATGGGCCGCAGTAGCGGTAACAACCGAAAATGATATTCCAAATCAATTAGAAGTATTAAAAATCCCAAAAGGTAAATGGGCAGTTTTTCCATATAAAGGAACCACACGTGATTTTGGAGCATTTGCTCAATATATCTACAGTCAGTGGTTAACAAATTCTGGGTATCAATTAGATCATAGACCACATTATGAATTTATGCCAGAGGACTACTTAGGTCCAAATAATCCACAATCTGAAGAAGAAGTGTGGATACCTATTAAGTAA
- a CDS encoding arginine deiminase-related protein, which produces MLKLNVKNETSRLRAVILGTAESNGPTPKLEDAYDPKSALHLREGTYPLEKDMVPEMEAVAAVFKKYDVEVYRPKLIEDLNQIFTRDIGFVIDDKFFKANILPDREEEIDAIEHVIKQVPSTHVFRLPEEAHIEGGDVMLVDDHIFIGTYRGDDYPDYIIARTNMLAVGMIQDLFPRKKVMSFDLRKSNTDPYNNALHLDCCFQPVGNGKAILHKNGFLQEKEYEWLVNFYGKENIFEITSQEMFNMNSNIFSISPEVVISERNFTRLNTWLRDQDITVEEVPYAEIAKQEGLLRCSTLPLIRD; this is translated from the coding sequence ATGCTTAAACTAAACGTAAAGAACGAAACTTCAAGGCTTAGAGCCGTAATCTTAGGTACTGCCGAAAGTAATGGGCCTACTCCAAAACTTGAGGATGCCTACGACCCAAAATCTGCGCTACATTTAAGAGAAGGAACATATCCTTTAGAGAAAGATATGGTTCCAGAGATGGAAGCTGTAGCAGCAGTTTTTAAAAAGTATGATGTAGAGGTTTATAGGCCAAAGCTTATTGAAGATCTTAATCAGATTTTTACACGTGATATTGGTTTTGTAATAGATGATAAGTTCTTTAAGGCAAATATTCTTCCAGATAGGGAAGAGGAGATAGATGCTATTGAGCACGTTATAAAACAAGTGCCATCTACCCACGTTTTTAGATTACCAGAAGAGGCACATATAGAAGGAGGAGATGTGATGCTGGTAGATGATCATATTTTTATAGGTACCTATCGTGGTGATGATTATCCAGATTATATCATTGCGCGTACTAATATGCTTGCGGTAGGTATGATTCAAGATTTATTTCCTCGCAAGAAGGTAATGTCTTTTGACCTTAGAAAGTCTAATACAGATCCTTATAATAATGCCTTACATTTAGATTGCTGTTTTCAGCCAGTAGGGAATGGGAAAGCTATACTTCATAAAAATGGCTTTTTACAAGAAAAGGAATACGAGTGGCTGGTAAACTTTTACGGAAAAGAAAATATCTTTGAAATCACCTCTCAGGAGATGTTTAATATGAATTCAAACATCTTTAGTATCTCTCCAGAAGTTGTTATTTCTGAGCGTAATTTTACTAGGTTAAACACTTGGCTACGCGATCAAGATATCACTGTAGAGGAGGTTCCTTATGCAGAGATAGCAAAACAAGAAGGCTTATTGCGCTGCAGTACATTACCACTTATAAGAGACTAG
- a CDS encoding MepB family protein, whose amino-acid sequence MTSNLQQIKASIYDKCSLIISNYKNELEGKVYGACTFKIAGFDIICRDAKVTPKKVGQFVTFWKRLESGEISPFHESDIIDFYVVNVKSEKNLGQFVFPKSTLIKKGIISTQTREGKRGFRVYPAWDTPNNKLALKTQKWQLDYFYEAKKVIDINLITSLYT is encoded by the coding sequence ATGACCTCTAATCTGCAACAGATTAAAGCGAGCATTTATGACAAATGCTCGCTTATTATTTCAAATTACAAAAATGAGCTGGAGGGCAAAGTTTACGGTGCATGTACTTTCAAAATAGCGGGCTTTGACATCATATGTAGAGATGCAAAAGTAACGCCTAAAAAAGTAGGTCAATTTGTAACGTTCTGGAAAAGATTAGAAAGCGGAGAGATTTCACCTTTTCACGAAAGTGATATTATTGACTTTTATGTAGTAAACGTAAAATCAGAAAAAAACTTAGGTCAGTTTGTATTTCCAAAGTCAACACTTATTAAAAAGGGAATCATCTCAACCCAAACTAGAGAAGGGAAACGAGGCTTTAGGGTATATCCAGCATGGGATACACCAAACAACAAACTAGCACTAAAGACCCAAAAATGGCAACTAGATTATTTTTATGAAGCCAAAAAAGTGATTGATATAAACCTCATTACATCCCTTTACACTTAA
- the purT gene encoding formate-dependent phosphoribosylglycinamide formyltransferase, with translation MNKKIVLLGSGELGKEFVIAAQRLGQTVIAVDSYDNAPAMQVADGREVINMLDGEALDKLVEKHKPDYIVPEIEAIRTERFYEYEKQGYTVIPSAKAANFTMNRKSIRDLAAKDLGLKTANYRYATSAQELQKAVKEVGIPCVVKPLMSSSGKGQSTIKTPDDIQRAWDYSQEGSRGDVAEVIVEAFVNFNYEITLLTVTQRDGETLFCPPVGHRQERGDYQESWQPATMEDAHLKTAQEMAAQVTAALGGAGLWGVEFFVGDDGVYFSELSPRPHDTGMVTLANTQNYNEFELHLRAVLGLPIKEITQERIGASAVILATQNSDNPGFTGINAIATAPKSDFRLFGKPTSRPYRRMGIVVTYDSLDGDITEVISRAKELAAKVTVI, from the coding sequence ATGAATAAAAAAATAGTATTACTAGGCTCAGGAGAACTAGGAAAGGAATTTGTCATAGCTGCACAACGACTAGGTCAGACCGTAATTGCTGTAGATAGTTATGATAATGCTCCTGCTATGCAAGTAGCAGATGGTCGCGAAGTGATAAATATGCTTGATGGAGAGGCGCTAGATAAACTAGTAGAGAAGCATAAGCCAGACTACATCGTTCCAGAAATAGAGGCCATACGCACCGAGCGTTTTTATGAATATGAGAAGCAAGGATACACTGTGATTCCAAGTGCAAAAGCTGCAAACTTCACAATGAATCGCAAGTCTATACGCGATCTTGCTGCAAAAGACCTTGGCTTAAAAACTGCAAATTATCGCTATGCAACCTCTGCTCAAGAGCTGCAAAAAGCGGTGAAGGAAGTAGGGATTCCTTGCGTGGTAAAACCCCTAATGTCTTCTAGCGGAAAAGGACAATCTACTATCAAAACACCAGATGACATACAACGAGCGTGGGACTACTCTCAAGAAGGCTCTCGTGGTGATGTTGCAGAGGTGATTGTAGAAGCTTTTGTAAACTTTAATTATGAGATCACACTACTCACTGTAACGCAGAGAGATGGTGAGACACTATTTTGCCCACCTGTAGGTCACCGTCAAGAACGTGGTGATTATCAAGAAAGTTGGCAACCCGCTACTATGGAAGATGCCCATCTTAAAACCGCTCAAGAAATGGCGGCTCAAGTTACGGCTGCATTAGGCGGAGCTGGCTTATGGGGTGTTGAGTTCTTTGTAGGAGATGATGGTGTGTACTTTTCTGAGCTTTCTCCACGCCCACACGATACAGGTATGGTAACGCTAGCAAACACGCAAAATTATAATGAGTTTGAGCTACACCTAAGAGCCGTGCTAGGACTTCCCATAAAAGAAATTACTCAAGAACGTATAGGTGCGAGTGCTGTTATTCTAGCAACTCAGAATTCTGACAATCCAGGATTTACAGGGATTAATGCAATAGCCACTGCGCCAAAAAGCGATTTTAGGCTCTTCGGAAAACCTACTTCTCGCCCATACAGACGAATGGGAATTGTGGTAACCTACGATAGCCTTGATGGAGATATTACAGAGGTAATATCGAGAGCAAAAGAGCTAGCTGCCAAGGTTACTGTAATTTAA